The Microbacter margulisiae genomic sequence CCCAGCTAAAGGCTCTTATCGCTAATGATTTGTGGGGGCGGACAGATTATTACCGCATTATGAACAGCGATAACGAAATTGTCCGAAAAGCTGTCAGCATTTTGGAAACACCGGGGGCATACACACATCTGATAGATGTAAAAGACCGGTATTAAATTCAAAGGACATACGGACATAAGCCCAAAATTGATAAAAACAAACGCCATGCTTTATTCTGAAATTATCACAGAATCGATTCGCAAACTTGCCGACTACAAGAGTTTCAAGGTTCTGTGCCATCAACAGCACGAAGGAACTCCAATGCCCTCATTGGCTACATTGGAAGAGATCGTTCATTTATCCCGTTCCATTATTTTTCCGGGATATTTTGGGAATGCTGCCGTTGACAGAGCCACTATAAAATACCATATCGGTATGGAAGTGGAACGTTTGTACCAGCTTCTTTCCGAACAAATCATGGCAGGTTTGTGTTTCTCCTGTTCTGAGCCCCCTCCCCAATCACATGCCTCATCCATTGCAGCAACTTTTATCGAACGGCTACCTCAACTACGCCAAATGTTGGCTGATGATGTCATTGCAACCTATCTTGGCGATCCTGCTTCTAAAAGTTATGGCGAGGTAATTTTCTGTTATCCCGCTTTGCGGGCAATTTCCAATTATCGAATCGCGCACGAACTGCTTGTTTTAGGCGTTCCGTTGATTCCTCGCATCATCAGTGAACTGGCTCACTCCGAAACTGGCATTGATATTCATCCGGGAGCAGTAATTGGCAATTCATTTACAATTGACCATGGAACAGGTGTTGTTATTGGAGAAACCACTATTATTGGGAATCATGTGAAGCTTTATCAGGGCGTAACCCTTGGGGCAAAGAGCTTTCCGCTTGACGAAAAAGGAAATCCGATTAAAGGAATTCCAAGACATCCAGTCATTGAGGACGACGTCATCATCTATTCAAACTCGACCATTCTGGGAAGAGTTACCGTTGGGAAAGGAGCTATAATCGGAGGAAATATCTGGATTGACACAGACATTGAACCCGGAGCCAAAATAATTCAGGCTTCAGGGAAAAAATAGATTGCGCTACTCATTACTCTTCATTTGATACAAAACGAGTCCCGATTCTCATCACGAGAACCGGGACCCAACCTATGAATTAGAACACAAAATCAAAACACTTCTCACTGAATACGCTCAGCCTGTATGAACGACATACAAAGGCTTTGCGTATTTTCATGATCCTATGTCAGATGAATGATGTTTGTTATCTATTAATTTACTAACGCTTTCAATGTTATTTTAATGCTTTGTTCAGCATATAATAGACCTCATTGTTGCGGAGATCCTGTTTGAAATTACGCATTGTAGTATCCTTGTCAATGAGCAACATTTCCATATCAGCAATTTCTGCGTAATCTTCCATAAATTCTGTTGTCAAGGCAAATGAAAAACTTGAATGGTGAGTTCCTCCTGCTACAATCCAAGCACCAGCTCCAATTTCAAAATTGGGCTGGGGAATCCATAAAGCACACGCAACAGGTAATTTCGGCAACGCTTTGGGTTTAATCACTTCAACGGCATTGACAATCATGCGGAAGCGGTTCCCCATATCAACAATGGTACAGGCAATGCCATTTCCTTCGTGAGCCTGAAACACGAGACGGGCACATGTTCCGGAATCGCCGATACCCAGATAATGCACTTCCACGCGAGGTTTTTTCGCTGTGATTTCCGGATTAATTTCTAACATATGTGCTTGGAGAATTGAACTTTTAGCCCCGTCGAAGTTCAACGTATAATCCTCAAGGAACGATTGTCCACCGGATAAACCCTGCCCCATCACCCACATTGTACGAACAAGCGCTGCGGTTTTCCAATCGCCTTCAGCTCCGAAACCATATCCTTCAGCCATTAACCGTTGTGAGGCAAATCCCATTAATTGTTTCATTCCTTCCAGCTCATCAAAACTGGTAGTGAAAGCTTTGGCTCCTTTGTCCTGCAAAAAGTGGCGTAACCCGATTTCCTGAGCGGCAGCATCGCGAACATATTGATGTTTTTCTGTACCTTTTTTGCAATCGTCGGCAAAATCATACTGTTTTTCGTATTCAGCTACCAACGCATCTATTTCTTCTTCTTTGACAGCATTTACATAAGGAACCAACTTAGCAATAGGAGCATTATCTACATGATAACCCAAACGGATTTCAGCTTCAACCTTGTCGCCATCGGTCACAGCAACATTGTTCATGTTGTCACCAAACCGGATGATACGCATATCCTGTGCATCTGCCCAAGCAGCGGCAACACGCATCCATGTTGCAATTTTTTCATGGGTGCTTTTATCCTTCCAGTAACCTACAACAACCTTACGTGGTTTGCGTAAGCGGCTGGTGATGAAACCAAACTCACGATCGCCATGTGCAGACTGGTTAAGATTCATAAAATCCATGTCTATTTCATCCCATGGAATTTGTTCGTTGTATTGCGTATGAAGGTGCAACAACGGTTTCTTGTAATCCATCAAACCGTGAATCCACATTTTTGCCGGAGAAAAGGTATGCATCCATGTAATGACTCCAATACACTTCGTATCGGCATTGGCTGCACGGAAAACTTCGGAAACTTCTGCCGAAGAGTTGGCTGTTCCTTTATAAACTACTTTTACTGGTAAATGACCCGAATCATTTAACCCTTTTACCATTTCGTTCGAATGAGCATCCACGTTGACCACAGCATCTCCACCGTACAATAGCTGAGCTCCTGTAACAAACCAAACTTCGAGGTTTTGATAATTGAATTCCATAATATTAATTTTTGTGCTTCAGAAACTCTCGTTTTTTCAGGAAAGTTCTCCTCTGCAAAGATGATTATTTATAGTAAGTAACTTATTTCTGTCCGTAATAGGCATTCGGTCCGTGTTTCCGCATAAAATGCTTCTCGATAAGCAATGGATTCATATCCAATTGCGGGTTAATATTGTAAGCAATAAACGCCATCTTGGCCACTTGCTCCATCACTACGGCATTATGCACTGCGTCATGCGCATCTTTTCCCCACGAAAAAGGACCATGGTTTTTTACCAACACACCGGGCACATGTACGGGATTGATCTGGTTGAAACGTTCAATGATCACGTTGCCTGTTTCCAGTTCATATTCTCCTTTTACCTCTGTTTCTGTCATATCGCGCGTACATGGAATCTCGCGACTGAAGTAGTCCGCGTGGGTTGTCCCGATGTTCGGAATGTCACGCCCTGCCTGTGCCCAGGCAGTAGCATATGTAGAATGTGTGTGCACTACCCCACCGATACTCTCAAAAGCACGATACAATGCCATGTGTGTCTGCGTATCAGACGAAGGTTTCCATTTCCCTTCCACAACATTGCCTTCCATATCCAGCAACACCATATCTTCGGGTTTCAAATTGTCATAGGAAACACCAGACGGCTTGATGGCGACAATACCTTCGTTGCGATCAATAGCGCTCACATTCCCCCAGGTAAAAATCACCAGACCATGTTTCACCAAATCGAGGTTGGCCTGGCATACAATTTCTTTTAATTCATTCCGCGTCATAATTCTTTAATAATCGGTGTTTGTTACAATGCAAAATGGGAGCCATTCTGCACTAACGCGTTATATTTGTCATAATCAAAACGGTAGTAAAAGGCACCTCGCTTGGAATTGCTCTTGTCTTTTTCCTCCGTTTTCTCAAAAATATCCATTGCCAGCACTTTTTTCCGGAAATTTCGCTTGTCAAGCGTTTCGCCCAAAATGGCTTCATAGAGAGATTGTAATTGCGGCAATGTAAAATATTGCGGCAACAGGTTGAATCCGATCGGTTCTACGGCAGCCTTGCGTTTTAGTTGCTTCCATGCCATCATCACCATGATATTATGATCGAAAATCAATGCCGGGATATCGTTCATTGGAACCCAAACCGCGTTATGACTATCTGCTAATTCCTTATTATAGTCATCACTGTTGATAAGTGCATAATATGCGGCAGAAAGTACCCTTTCACCGGGATCACGATCTACTTCTCCGAAGATCCCAATCTGCTCCATAAAAACATTTTCTAAACCCGTCAACTCCTGCAACACGCGCTCGGCGGCAGCATCAATACTTTCTCCCTTATTGAGAAAGCCACCCATCAATGAAAGCTCGCCTATGCATGGATCAAACCGCCGTCTGATCAATAATAGCTTTAACTCGTCTTCGTGAAATCCAAAAATGATACAGTCGACCGCCACATAAAAGCGATCCTTATTTTCGTAATAATTTCTTACTCCTTCGTTTTCAACCATAACATACAATTTACCACGTAAACTTTATTTTAAACCAAAGTTACACAAACTACTTGTATGTAAAGTATTAAATGTTACTATTGGGATGAAATAAATCGTCTGTCCGGATGCCTGAATTAATGGGTGTAAAAATAACACTTATTTCACACCAATGTCAAACTAATTATATGTTATGCAACATAAAAGTAAATAATTCATTTCGTTCTTACGGTCAACATAAATTTTACATCATCAAAAGAAAGGAACCCAAAGAAAAAAACAACAGCAGGAATCTGTCATTAATCATATTGTGAAAATTATCAAGTATAAGGACTAATGTCACATCAACCACGAGCCCATACCTATGTATAAAATACATTTTAACCCCGATACTGTATTTTTCAGTTTAGATTTCTCCAACACTCTCCAACAGACAAAATAATATATATAAACATTTACCGCTTACAGATTAAAAGACACACAAACCGTATATTTCTTATATTTAACCATATAACAAAATACAATCAGAATTATTGTTTATAACACATTCAAGATATTGATTATCTTAGACCTGAAACTTTTATTGTCCCCGGTATCTTTTCTCTTTACCTTGGTAATTATTCCTTTTACCAGGGTAACGCCTTCTGTTACCCCGGTAACTTTTCTTTTAGCGGGCGCTAAAACGGGTCTATTCAATAAGCTGAATCAAGTTCTTTATGAGTTTGCTCTTCATTCGATTCAATTTGGTGTTTAGGCTTTGCTTTATTGTGGTTAGGATCTCACATTAAAGAAATCTGTTTTTGCTAATTCTTATCAGCCACTATTGCTGTAGATGCTCAAAGAAATAGGTTTTGCGTGCCATTGCATTTTTAACATGAAAAAATTGCAAATGCCTGTTTTTTGTGCGTAACTTTTGCACAATAAATTTTGTATGCACTTTGTTACTTTCAGATGAAACATGGAGGGACACCTTATGAAACCAAATCAGCCTTTAATCATTACCATCAGCCGACAGATAGGTTCTGGTGGGGCGTATATCGGACAACAGATTGCAAGGTACTTTGACATCCTGTATGCCGATCGCGAAATTATATCCGAAACAGCACAACGGTTTTCAATTCATCCCAAAGAAATTGCACATCGTGATGAAAAAATTATTTCTGCATGGGAAGCATTTATGCAAGCTATTACACGTAACCCTGACCGTATTGAGTTCAGTCCGTTTCCTCCAACAGACAAAGAGCTATTTAAAGCCGAAAGCGAAGTAATTGAACGATTAGCAACCGAACGTTCGGCCGTAATCATGGGTCGGTGTGGTTCGTATATCCTTCGCCAACACCCGAATCATATCAGCATTTTCTTACATGCAAGCAACGTTTTTCGGATAAAACATCTTTGCGAAGTACACAACATGTCGGAAATCAGAGCACAAAAAACAATCGCCGAATATGATAAAGACAGAGGAGCCTACATACACCAGTTCACCGGACTGAACTGGACGGATGCCACCCAATATAATCTTACATTCAGAACGGATATTCTCGGACTGGAGACCAGTGCCAAGGAAATTATAAATTTTATAGAAACGACACTGGCGAAAAAAGAGCTATAACCGCAAGCTGTTCATAAAGAAACAGTGCAAGTGATAATCTCTTGTTTCACATCGGATTAATAAAAATGATTATCCAGAGATAAAGATTACTACAAACTTCAGGATGATTTTGGCGGAAAAGATACAAGAGTATCTTTTCAAGCTGTAATTCATATCATCTCATAAATCTATTTGGTATTGTGTTTTGCCGGATGAGGATCTCCCCTGCTTAAAAGAAAGATTTGCATGATCGGCTATCAGCATATCATATAGGATATTACACAAGTTTATCTTTTGAACTTGATACATCCTGTCATAATCTCAGGATGAAGCACAGTAACCTATTTTCCAGAAAAGGAGCAATTATAACTCTGCATAACTGCATATTTCAAAAAAACAGATTCACTCCTCTGTTTGTATTTTTTCCTCTACAGATTTCTACAATTTTCCACAGATTTTATTTACGCCAAGAAACTAATTATTAATGAATTAATGATAATGGTACAGTTCTTGACTATTAATTGTTAGTACACAGTTGAAAGCTGTGATGTATCAAATATCAAATTAAAATAGATAAAGAAATACCTGCACCCATGATAAAAGCACCTTTAATCATATGACGTTATAATCACTGGAAAAACAAGTACAATCACACCGGCAAAACAGATTGCCTGTAGTTTTAATAACATCACTATTCATTATTAGTCACTTAGGTATTAAACTATTTAATTACTCTTGAAATGAAAACTATTAAAATTATCTTTTTAATGAGTATCCTTAGTGTTGCATATTTAGCGACAGTTAAGGGACAAGTACGGGTAAAAGTAAATTTCAATTTATTTCCCCAGTGGCAACCCGCATCGTATAATAATGTTGAATATTATTTTCTACCAGAACTAGGAGTTTATTATTATGTACCAAATCACACATTTATTTATCCAGATGGCAATAGATGGTTATTTACCAGAGAATTGCCTGAAAGATACCGACATTATGACCTGTATTCAACAGATAAAGTAATTATAAATGCTCCTACTCCGTATTTACGTAATAGCTATTATGCAGAGCAATATCGACATGATCAAGATAATCACTATCAAGCAGATCGATGGGGTTTCAAAAGGGATAACGGCAGACATCGGGGTTGGGACAGAAGGGATAATGTACAAAATTATTATGGAGATGATTTTCATGGACATAATAATTATCGTGGTTATAGGGAACATGGACGAGACCATCAGGAACACGATCACGAATGGCATTAAAAAGAGAAACTATATATTAACTATTAACAACCGAATAACTACGATGAAAAAGAGTCTTATATTTGTAATCTTTGCTTTTGTTTCTGTGATTTCATTTGGTCAGAATTCGTTAGCAATGGGTAAAACTCAGTTGAACTTTGGATTAGGTCTATCCGATTGGGGAGTTCCAGTCTATTTTGGATTTGATTATGCCGTCAGTAGTGATATTACCTTAGGAAGTGAATTATCCTATCGTTCATATCACGAAGACGTGAATAATACCTATTATGATCACTCGATTGAGGGAGTTTCAGGGAATTTCAATTATCATTTTAACAATTTATTATCAATTCCTCAAAACTGGGATGTATATGCCGGACTAAATATTGGCTTTTACATTTGGAATTCTCCGGATACCTATGGAGGATCCCATTCTTCTGGATTAGGACTGGGTGCACAAATTGGAGGTCGATATTTTATTTCAAAACGTGTAGCACTTAATCTGGAATTTGGTGGTGAGAATACATTTGCTGATGGAAAATTTGGTTTGACAGTGCAATTGTGATTGCGCTCTTTTATCCAACTCGGTTATTTAATATAACGATTCAAAAATTCCGATAATCGAAAGGAGGTGCTCATTAA encodes the following:
- a CDS encoding serine O-acetyltransferase gives rise to the protein MLYSEIITESIRKLADYKSFKVLCHQQHEGTPMPSLATLEEIVHLSRSIIFPGYFGNAAVDRATIKYHIGMEVERLYQLLSEQIMAGLCFSCSEPPPQSHASSIAATFIERLPQLRQMLADDVIATYLGDPASKSYGEVIFCYPALRAISNYRIAHELLVLGVPLIPRIISELAHSETGIDIHPGAVIGNSFTIDHGTGVVIGETTIIGNHVKLYQGVTLGAKSFPLDEKGNPIKGIPRHPVIEDDVIIYSNSTILGRVTVGKGAIIGGNIWIDTDIEPGAKIIQASGKK
- the araA gene encoding L-arabinose isomerase; this encodes MEFNYQNLEVWFVTGAQLLYGGDAVVNVDAHSNEMVKGLNDSGHLPVKVVYKGTANSSAEVSEVFRAANADTKCIGVITWMHTFSPAKMWIHGLMDYKKPLLHLHTQYNEQIPWDEIDMDFMNLNQSAHGDREFGFITSRLRKPRKVVVGYWKDKSTHEKIATWMRVAAAWADAQDMRIIRFGDNMNNVAVTDGDKVEAEIRLGYHVDNAPIAKLVPYVNAVKEEEIDALVAEYEKQYDFADDCKKGTEKHQYVRDAAAQEIGLRHFLQDKGAKAFTTSFDELEGMKQLMGFASQRLMAEGYGFGAEGDWKTAALVRTMWVMGQGLSGGQSFLEDYTLNFDGAKSSILQAHMLEINPEITAKKPRVEVHYLGIGDSGTCARLVFQAHEGNGIACTIVDMGNRFRMIVNAVEVIKPKALPKLPVACALWIPQPNFEIGAGAWIVAGGTHHSSFSFALTTEFMEDYAEIADMEMLLIDKDTTMRNFKQDLRNNEVYYMLNKALK
- a CDS encoding L-ribulose-5-phosphate 4-epimerase — encoded protein: MTRNELKEIVCQANLDLVKHGLVIFTWGNVSAIDRNEGIVAIKPSGVSYDNLKPEDMVLLDMEGNVVEGKWKPSSDTQTHMALYRAFESIGGVVHTHSTYATAWAQAGRDIPNIGTTHADYFSREIPCTRDMTETEVKGEYELETGNVIIERFNQINPVHVPGVLVKNHGPFSWGKDAHDAVHNAVVMEQVAKMAFIAYNINPQLDMNPLLIEKHFMRKHGPNAYYGQK
- a CDS encoding NUDIX hydrolase, with amino-acid sequence MVENEGVRNYYENKDRFYVAVDCIIFGFHEDELKLLLIRRRFDPCIGELSLMGGFLNKGESIDAAAERVLQELTGLENVFMEQIGIFGEVDRDPGERVLSAAYYALINSDDYNKELADSHNAVWVPMNDIPALIFDHNIMVMMAWKQLKRKAAVEPIGFNLLPQYFTLPQLQSLYEAILGETLDKRNFRKKVLAMDIFEKTEEKDKSNSKRGAFYYRFDYDKYNALVQNGSHFAL
- a CDS encoding AAA family ATPase, producing MKPNQPLIITISRQIGSGGAYIGQQIARYFDILYADREIISETAQRFSIHPKEIAHRDEKIISAWEAFMQAITRNPDRIEFSPFPPTDKELFKAESEVIERLATERSAVIMGRCGSYILRQHPNHISIFLHASNVFRIKHLCEVHNMSEIRAQKTIAEYDKDRGAYIHQFTGLNWTDATQYNLTFRTDILGLETSAKEIINFIETTLAKKEL
- a CDS encoding transporter gives rise to the protein MDIIIIVVIGNMDETIRNTITNGIKKRNYILTINNRITTMKKSLIFVIFAFVSVISFGQNSLAMGKTQLNFGLGLSDWGVPVYFGFDYAVSSDITLGSELSYRSYHEDVNNTYYDHSIEGVSGNFNYHFNNLLSIPQNWDVYAGLNIGFYIWNSPDTYGGSHSSGLGLGAQIGGRYFISKRVALNLEFGGENTFADGKFGLTVQL